The window TTTCCCTttgaactaatattattattgtttgcacAGTCGTTACTGTAAAGACAGAAACTTTTATGTTCTGGTTAATTAAAAGCTGTGATTTTATCTCATAGTTCTAAGTCCTTCTAATGAAAGGAATTTGATTGTTTAAACACCACAATCTTCATGTCTGTATCATATTTTTTGGCACTCCCCCCAtaattacagatttaaaaaaaatgttccagaaCCTGTCCATCCACTTTGGTTCAATTATATAACTCACAGAAAAAAATTTATGGTCATAATAAATTtgtacaacttttatttttattggcttaGGTACTTTTTCCTGGTACTTCAATTGTTGAGAGTGTCTAAGTATGGCTCTGTAGTCCAATGGATATTGAAGTTAGACCCAACACACCCAGTAATTACCAATTACCATCGGCCCGGGTTAGACATGGCctcattccttttttttgcccAGGCAGTTTATATTTACTATTGTCACATAGTAATAAAAAGAACAGCAGCTGCTGGGTTACTTTGGGGTTACTGATATTTGCAAGGCAATTCACGTGTTTAGCAGGATTTCTTTGACACTAACAAATAACACCGTTTTATAGAtaataagtttatttcccttgaaatatttttgaaacatgCATGTAATAGGCTGAAAATCATAGCTATTAAAAGCTGCCTATAGTGGCAGtgcaaaatattgcagaaatacAATCATACCTGCACACCAATCAACCGTGATGAATAGATGGATAGGGCAATTCTTGTACTCATCTATGCTCGGAACACACTATAGATTGATCAGGTTTGTCTTGTGTTATGATCAGGTCATTTACTTGTCATCTGCACATCGATAGATGTCACCAGATGGGCTGATAAGCCACAGATAGCCATTGTCGTATGTGACGTGCTTGAAAGTAGCACAGAAGTCCAATTGGATCCAGGTTGTTCCAGTAGGGGTTTTGGCACtgattccatccctaaaaaaagaacatttatcacTCATTCAACATAAAATACTAGGGGCATGTCCGGCCGGCTCTTAAGATGCGCTTAACTGGGGTCCTGGATCCATACTTACCCTTGAAAATATGACTAGACAGAAGAAGGGGAAGACGGAGCCTCAGAAACTTTCCTACTATTTCAGACCGCAACCCCTTCCGGCCACTTCACCTGCGCATTCAGCTAGTGAATCCTCTCCACGATATGGGCGTAAGGGAAGATCGGTGAGCAGTATGGATGAGTCTTCCCGCCATACTGCTTCACCTGAACCACCATCTCCGTCTCCGCAGGATGAGGTATTTCACACCCCGGATTCCGCAGCAGGTGAGGCCAGGGATGCTGCCCTAATAACAGGCCCGATTGTGAAGATAGAATTGGAGCGCTTTCAATTGGGAGATACAGTGCTGTCCCCGGTGACACTGAAAGAGATGCTACTGTCTTTGAGACATTCTATacaacatactaaaaaaaaacctttccattaGAATCATTTTGTGGAATACCAGCCATCATAACAATTCAATAACCCATTGGCATTACTAGGATAAGCATTCCAGACTGACCAGTAATGGTTGATGAATAAAAGTGATGGATTCTTAAGGTGACACTTAATGTAAAGGCTGAAAAAGTAAAATCTCAGTTGAATAACGACAGCAAAAAAGTCTAGATCTGCTAACCTTATTGTAATCTTTCACACTGGTTGCTGAATGATAAGCAGTACACTTGTCTAAATGGTGTATCTTCAACATTCTCTATTAACACTTCTccacaaaagaaacatttatttatacatttatataaaagtgtaaaaaatacctTCTGTACACGTCGCCTGCTGAGCTGACGCCATACACTGAACCATCTGTGCCAACCTCTATCATCGTCAATTGGCCTGCAATCTGCTGCCATTGGGTTCCCTGGCAGGCTGTTGGGTTGACATTGTGGCGGAAGTAAATATTGTTGGCGCTGTTCACTCCCCAGCAGCCTATTGGCCCACAGCTGTAATATTTCAGTGCCCCTTCAAGTGGGGTGAAGGATACAGCAGAAGATCTTGAAACTGTGCAACTTTGTCTCAAGCAGAAGATGTTGTCTTGTGCATTCACCCCACCCAAGAACTTATCACCACCGGCATCGACCTGCTTCAAGAGCCCTGttgaagaaatgtaaaacaatgcattgacccaatatattaaatgtaatacagaaaGAAGATGAAATAAATAGTTAGATGCAATTGAACCTTCCTATGTAGTGACACAAACGGCCACATCTCATTGGTGCCTACAACAGATGCCGCGCCTCTTCAAGTCCAATGACATGTCCCACCAGACAGGGGCAGCATATGTTGCCATAGCAGAGCAGCAATATTAAGAAAAGGGTCCATGACTTTCCAGTACAGTATCTAGTGCATCAAGCTTTGACTTCCTAAAGGGAAAGTGGGACAGGAGCTCTTGATTCTACTCACAAGTTAGGTTTTACCTTAAAGTAGTATGgcctcccattaaaaaaaaaatatttgtggaaGCCCTAAATTTTAGCTAGATTTGCACTTACAATTTTCCTTTTAACCCCCTGAAAAATCCTTCCTGTGATGAgctgacaacaatgctgcactgctccggAATTCAGGGCAGAGTCGCCACTTTCATGTAAGCTGTGCCAGCTTGCGCTAAATTTTGAGATGAGTTGCAGAGGACATGCCAACATTTTCCCAAGCCTTTaccttgtcaatcagcacctgaccacggctttctctttttttgtggttTCTGCTGGTGGAGGAATGTATGATACAGAAAAGAAGGAGGatttgtgcatcacatagtaaccCAAAGTCTAGAGTTGTACTTTGAATGTATAAGTGCAACTCCAGTTTCCAGCCCAATGGAGAAACTTCTTGTAATGACATATTCGGGTTTTTGTACCTGATACAGACATCCAGCCATTGTCCTGAAACTTATAGATGTTGTTGGCCCTGTTCACACCCCAAACTCCAGCAGGTCCCACAGAAACATGGATCAGCTTTCCAGGGACTTGTTTCCAGTTGTTGTTGACCCAGTGGTAGATGTTTTCATCATCACTCACACCGTAAACTTCACTGGCTCCGGCATCAATCTGTTTAAGTTTTCCTGGGATTATTTGACACTGAAAATCTAAAATATAGGAATAATAATAGAACAGATGGACAaaacggtggctcagtggttcaAAACTAATAGAGGTCCAGATTGTTtctatgggtttcctcccatatgcCCAAAATCATATatgtaggttaattggcttcccttcaaattAGCTTCccttcaaacattttataaataatgttatacagtaaaagaaatatattccatCACCTGCAAAATGGGTTTTATATATCCCTTGCATTGTAATctaaattctaaaacaaaattcttttataGATCTCTTTCTAaccctttttcacattttccctttttctttctattcctgCCTCCATCTCTCTCTTTTCACTCTTCCTCCCCCATCTTTCTTCCCATCCCTTTTCCCTCTTATTTAGCATTGTCTTTATATTACGGTATATATTTGTTATAGATGTAAAGGAATTTGTTCAATCTAAAGAGAGTATACAGTGCTTTGTATGGTGAATGaccagccttaagctgcgtacacacttccaatttttatcgttggaaatgaacgacgaacgaacaacgaacgaccgatt of the Pyxicephalus adspersus chromosome 11, UCB_Pads_2.0, whole genome shotgun sequence genome contains:
- the LOC140340925 gene encoding fish-egg lectin-like, which gives rise to MLFAVGLLLLCAGISASADFQCQIIPGKLKQIDAGASEVYGVSDDENIYHWVNNNWKQVPGKLIHVSVGPAGVWGVNRANNIYKFQDNGWMSVSGLLKQVDAGGDKFLGGVNAQDNIFCLRQSCTVSRSSAVSFTPLEGALKYYSCGPIGCWGVNSANNIYFRHNVNPTACQGTQWQQIAGQLTMIEVGTDGSVYGVSSAGDVYRRDGISAKTPTGTTWIQLDFCATFKHVTYDNGYLWLISPSGDIYRCADDK